Genomic DNA from Hordeum vulgare subsp. vulgare chromosome 2H, MorexV3_pseudomolecules_assembly, whole genome shotgun sequence:
aactcattgggaccaaagagttagaaaaccagcaatacataggacaaactccacatacatatgtgcatatagatatgaatttgaatttcatgcacactttagccaatttatgacaaggtggagtttcccctatatattgggtcaaagaaggaaagcaagcaaaagaagttgtatatagtagatatgcatgctcaagactctcaagaatcaactcaacacaaagttgataagtcaccaaaagacaaggtatcaagtgataataagatcctaaacaaaaaaagaaatatcacttgaaggatatcaactaaaagatacctcaaggaatgagatatccattgacacatgccaaataaaaggatacaagaaaccaattgaaggaaaacaaacacgaggtatctaatttccaaaagagagctaggttccaacaaaccaagccctcgacaaattttcatgatggcacaaagcatcataaagtgcaagacttgcctcccatcaacacacacttgatggggatcaaaagagtttatgatgggtgaataaagagagtgttctaaagaaaataggatagctcccccaagggacgtgcattatatagaatttgcatttaaatacaaaatgcacacgatgaGATCATCacgttctctatatctataaaaacactagacatgataAAATAgacccataagaggcaaggaagacaaacaaaacacaaaatccaatgtaaagacgattagcaattcctatcccatgatgggaataccaattgtcaaggacaagaagtattttggaagtgatactcattggtagatcgcaaatacatccaagatcatctttacccataaaacgcaagaaaatgacacttgtagagctaacatgccacctaggaacaagataatttacaatatcaacactaagtggcaacacctcaaatgtacacattttctaggtttgtaatatgcacatagcatattactcccccataatgtgataaaccaacaatattaacaagtggcaaattgaaaccaacaagagataattaatggaccatatagaatttgaatttctcatgagtaagacataccacatagaaactagataatcttgaaatatcaaaactaagtggtattccccatgtatacacatttataggattgtgaggtgtgcaaagcacatcactcccccacaatgggataatccattagtctctcacaagagccaacaaaaatacaaacaagatgcaaaaggcTCAATATAAGacccacatgtacatgatatgcaaaccaacatacacatactcgattactcaagataagcaagttggaagcacaacatatacaaacgtatgcaaggtacaaaacaacAACATGCAAATGGGCAAGCACCTAACTATGTAAAcattttaagtacaagttaccgtaaggaggcacattggatataagatagacacTCGATAATCCaactgacttggcttgagataatatgaatgatgaagaccccttaattcttcattatgtatccaagtctctaatgtcctccatagtcacctattgatcaagtttgagcttgttggtccccaactacgttgggtcctaagaggttaatcacaataggattggcaacccaaatggttcttttcttgacaccactttgagtaccaacaaacttggcaaacacattgccaaccttatccttcccaagggaatagatatcatcaatagtgattgggttggataagttacctcttgtgcaagacgaagcgacgtgacccttctcacgacataagtagcaacatctaccctttgctttcttcccagttgatttctcacctcggggagtgttggcttgggtcttattgggaaaaggccttccttcaacttgtagctgaatatgtgattgagtttgtggccgcttcccttgttgcttgtgactttgagacttcgtcttcagagggcaagatctaacatggtgcccttcaactttgcacttgaagcaaatgattttggccgaattcttgtcttgttctaggcccctcttgttcttgtttgagtttactccaacatcatttttgttattcggagatgtttgctcacacaggacgttgttgagtgtgggcatcatttcatgacactgttccaagtctttcttcaaagaagtgacttgggccttgagctcttcgatttcctctgcacggttagtatcaatgcaagtactagagaaagtgtaagcttcaatgttagagcaacaaggcaaggaagtaattcatcacacgaggtagcaacattatgagtagacgaattacgaggactagcacatggaaatatagtactttgactagaagtagtgtcattgtccacatgaggctcacttgatgttaccttggtgatgatagcctcatgagctaacttttgcacattatgggatgttagaagatcggcatgagagcttgtgagcattacatggttttcttccaacttcccataattgctagttagtaaatcaagttgagcacgtagctcaacattctccttcaatgttgatacttcaaaagatatagggttagatgtacaagtatcatcaacaatatgagaggagtaagtagcgattagagacttctcatgagtagattgaagttcctcatagatcttagaggttttgacgagctctcccttgacattcttgcattcaaggagaaggacctcaaaatcccttttaagtttatcatgagtaacttcaatctctccttttgaagatcttaagtctctacatgcttgatgactcttctcaagttcatgttcaagttgttcaaattaagtgaatcattacaattttcaaagtaagcaagaacatcttggaacctttgaagagcgttatttttagctttatgaagaattttactgatcacatagatattttcagtcaagtcatcatcatcattctcatcacaaatatcatcgttattgcacagggaagatgatacctcattattacctcttgccaagaggcacatgtgaactggaggaattGATGATGatccttttggtgaatcagattcttcattagtcaaaattacttcatatttcttgatttcccctaaatgattagtcatagaacaactagggagaaacaagatattttgatcaagtggacacgggagagcaggcatatcaccacagacatttgtcgagggatctttaggtgaaatgcatgacctatcagcacaataatttacactatgtgtgatgctagatatgctcatgtccatagaggctatgacattttcatcaacatatatttcttcactcaccatgtcattaccttgtgagattgcagatgctgaggtgtgcaagcaatcggatatggaagtagtggtggactctttatgatcgaaaagagtgaagagctcatgcaccaactccttcatcataatatcgtcttcatcaagattggacccaccatatatatcttcaagtttactccaaacttcatgagctgacttgcaagtcgagatagacttaaacacttcaggacttatgattcgatgaatggcaagaaaagcctcacaatcaagatacatttcattagtagatgaagatgcatcatcctttttgtcggcaatccctacaagaacaattcgtaaagtatttgggcccatggcccgaaagtgatgaagcatacggattctccatagggtataatttgtgccatcaaagtcaaaggtgccattgtgcactaatccaatagtcggcatcgatactctctaggtcgtgaaacctaattaaagagagacctagctttgataccaattgaaaagacctcgatgacgcctagaggggggtgaataggctatttaaaaacttcttcggatttggcttaaacctaatgcggaaataaactaagaggatacttgtcaagcacaaatcctaaatgcactaggcactgcaacgtgtatcaacaacacgatctaccaagatggacacaatatagttactaacaagcacaagtaagttacacaaacttacttgagctatataacACTACAAGTAGGTGAATGACACAAGATACTAGGTCacactagcacacgatatatcaaaagctgcaagtgtgaatgtgtggatatagaaggtatgcttgaatgattaatcttgtacaagaaatagacaacacaatataatgagcacaaacaatatgcaatgtatgtatgctcaagtaacacaagtaaaccacaagtaaggagttagggttaaggataaccaaggtcactgagacgaagatgtatcccgatgttcacttccttggagggaagctagtcaccgttagagaggtggatgttaccacgaaggcacaccaacgccacgaaggctcaccctattctccctttgagataacaccacgaaggcgtttctcaaccactagtggtaagcctttgaggtggcttccaaaccctcacaaacttttccggggggtaatcacacggattgattcctctctgaagaactcctaacgcctaggagtctccaacctccaagagtaacaggaccacggggaatgctcaaaacttgctcaaatctcaaatagcttgggttgagaggaggagagggagacgatctatcttttgattggaacaactctcaaaggggctcaaaaatgctcttgggatctaagatttggtgtgatcaaatgtgtgtgaggtagaaatgtgttcttatgaggataagactgtgttgggcaccctctcacgaagtgggaggggggtatttatagtggagagagaaaaacagccgttggggacactttaagtcacacaggggtcggacatccggcagttcacggatgtccgggcgtccacaaggggtcggacgtccaacaggggtcggacgtccgagggctgtaaatatatctggaaccactgtggagttgaacagggaccgaaccgtccggagaaggccggagtccgagttattcgactcaaacttctctggtgcaagattccggatttccgaaaggggacggacgtttggccctcggacgtccggagggagccggaagtccgagttatatggctcaagttcttctggtgcaaagctccggatttccgaagctggccggacgtccggccctcggacgtccggagggagccggaagtccgagttatatggctcaagtttctctggtgcatagttccagatttccgaagctggtcggacgtccgggcctcggacgtccggagggagccggaagtccgagttatatggctctgatttctctggcataggattccggatttccgaagaagtcggtcgtccggccctcggacgttcggaAGAAGCCGGatgccgaggcactggttctgttttcagataacaacagagcagtggagatgtggtctgagcagaacagtggagatgtagtttgagcaagttcatcgcaaaacctgtgatcccctcttaatagtgcgggatccctaaagactcaagaattgaaAAAGGGGtatcgatgatccatacttgagtgtatacttttattcgctaatcatcactctgcaccactaacgtcaaagggactgatacctttgagttcgcCCTTTCACTtgatcttgatgttgttgttccttcttggctcaagttaaaagcaagacatgatgaagtcttcaagtagctctcccatacacaatgtggaaagcctagcttatgtattcatcttcatttgtccaccatgtgaacatccacaagaatcaagcatgtagtgctcaggaatgcttatcttgatcttgtccttgttagcacatgatctTGTCCTTattaacacatgatcattaataatagtttcaatgatatattcgtgctgatccacttgaacttgcacaacacaatcttgatgacgatcaccacttacgtcatccttcatgagttgtatgagatcttccttttgacgcaagtccatggaagcacacctacccccccacataggagtctcacaaagaccatgggttagtacacaaacacgtaatggacaatgcttaccataccatgggatcacttgatccctctcggtacatcttatacgctttgtgtgttgatcatcttgatttactctttgtctgagatcttgatcaacctagtgtctctatgaccattctttggataataccttgaataccatcttggtcatcatataaactccttgaacccaacagatggacttcaagaagtgcctatggacaaatcctataaatataacttaaggcaaccattagtccataggaattgtcatcaattaccaaaaccacatatggagatatatgctctaacaacaagcaacattcccgcttagtacaggtgaaggctagcaatagatttAGAAGAGATcagctagagagcgaaaacggtcataatcatgcattatGAATAGTTAACATTGATCATTAGAGTAGGATAttaacactctgaatttaaatatcatgaaggttgcATAGGTTTTAAATTAACTACATGTTTGCAtatgggccaagtcaagccgctcgaGTCACTCacagggaaataccatactaccataccacatcataaccatttttatGCATGTTAACTCATAAGATGAATCAGTATCCACTCCTGGCTATTTAAACATGGtatgagaaactataatctctaattgtcctcATAAACATGTTTACTCATGATATACTAAATGAAGATCAAACGGggtaaatatatttacaaaaatggaaaacaacaagagttcataccagcttcctttgccacgatcacCTCACCAAATATCGTCgttattacctttcacttgcacgaccgaatgatgtaatAATAATGGTAGAGCAAGAGTATCGTGGGCTAAAATGAAATCTGCAAGGTAGtttatacaaaggagaagacaaggtaatttgCGCTCTTTTGTTGGATCAACATTAACGCATATGAGAGCGAGGGGAGGCGCGGGAGAAAGGTTAGCCGATAGCGGTGGCCATGACTTTCTGGGACAACCACCACCAACGAACTTGTGGAGCCAAAGGAGACGGCGAACAACACGCATGGGAAGACCGGATCTTGCCCACCGATCGCCAAAACTGCCGACTATGGGCGCCGCCATCGCCGGGACTACCAGACCCATCGCTCCGCCCAGGAGCACCGCTTAGAAGGGAAGGAGCGACAAGAGCCCCGCCACCGCCGTCCTCGGGAGCCAAGCCGGCTTCGCCGTCGGCTCCCTCACGCGACAGCGTGGAGAATagaggaggagagggcggtggctgCCGAAGTAAAAGTACCTTGTTCTTTGTCTCCTATTACCTTCGATCCGATCTCACAGTTCGGGCCTCCTATGCGAGATCTGTCAGTTTTAACACCGACACAGGACGCATCAAAGGACGCACCAAAAAAAAATGAACCAAATGTCAGTTTGGATATACATAGAATGAAAAAAAATGCTAGACTAAAAAAAGTAAATCAATTACTCCACGCCATGTTTTGTTGTAGGGATTCATCGTCGAAAATCAATACAGAAAAATATCTCCCTACCAAGACAAAAATGCAGAGGAATCTAGATAGGCATCCAGCGCGCAGCAGTCTTCACTGTGCTTGGCACGCACCTGGCGCCGTGATTCGCCGGGCGATCTAAGAAACGACGGCGAAAAGGGGAGGCAGGCGCGCGCGGCTACAAGCCGCCGGCGCACGCGACCACAAGGGAAGGGGGGATGCACGCCACGTTCTCCTTGAGTTTCTTCTACCCCTCGGGACGGCTCAGTTGGTTGGTGAAGCAGGCCAAGACCTTTCGATATATTTACCCGAAAAGATACACATTTTGATTTGACGCTGACCCAACCAACCCCCCATGGTATCAGTCCTGACTCCCGAGTCGTGAATCCGTTGCCCCACGCGTCCCCACCAGGCCACCACACGGTCCACACCAACCCCGCTTCCCTCCTTCCAGCTCAAGCCCGCAACACAAACCAACCAATCGCCACCTATATATCCCCTTCCACCATCCCCTTCCCCTCTCAGCTTCCCCATCGAAGCTTACTCGACTACCAGTACTAGTTTCTTTTAGTTTCTCTCAAATTACCTTTTAGTTACCCGGCGCTATCGGCATCGTTTGTACTACTACTCTACTACCAGGCAGATTTCCAGGCCAAGAAACGGACCAACAGCTAGCTAATCGGTGCCGTTACTGGTCATGGCCGCCGCGAGTTTCATCAAGGCGCCCGCCGGGCAGAATCCCAGGCTGGCAGTCCACGCTCCGGGGAGGAGCGGCCGCGTCGTCAGGTGCTCGCTTGGCGCGGCCGTCGGCGGCCGGACCGAGTGGCTGAGCAGCTGCGCCGTCCTCTCCAGCAAGGTGGCCGCGCTCGGCCCCCACTCCGTCAACGGCCACGCCGCGCCGGCGCCGGCCCCCAACGGCGCGGTGCTCGATTTGATCCCCGTCAGCGGTGTTAACGGCGCCGCCAAGAACCTGCCGGCGCCGCTGCGGATTGCGGACCTGTCCCCGGCGCCGATGCACGGCTCTGAGCTGCGCGTGGCGTACCAGGGCGTGCCGGGCGCGTACAGCGAGAAGGCGGCCGGTAAGGCCTACCCGGGCTGCGACGCCATCCCCTGCGACCAGTTCGAGGTTGCGTTCCAGGCCGTGGAGCTCTGGATCGCGGACCGGGCCGTGCTCCCCGTGGAGAACTCGCTCGGCGGCAGCATCCACCGTAACTACGACCTCCTGCTCCGCCACCGGCTCCACATCGTCGGCGAGGTGCAGCTCCCCGTGCACCACTGCCTCCTCGCGCTCCCGGGCGTGCGCAAGGAGAACATCACCCGCGTCATCAGCCACCCGCAGGCGCTGGCGCAGTGCGAGCACACCATCACCCGCATGGGCCTCAACGTCGTCCGCGAGGCCTTCGACGACACCGCTGGCGCCGCCGAGTACGTGGCCACCAACGGCCTCCGCGACACGGCCGCCATCGCGTCGTCCCGCGCCGCCGAGCTGTACGGCATGGAGATTCTCGCCGACGGAATACAGGACGACTGCGGCAACGTGACCCGGTTCGTGATGCTGGCAAGGGAGCCCATCGTGCCGCGCACGGACAGGCCGTTCAAGACGAGCATCGTGTTCGCGCACGACAAGGAGGGCACCTCCGTGCTCTTCAAGGTGCTCTCGGCCTTCGCCTTCCGCGACATCACGCTGACCAAGATCGAGAGCCGGCCGCACCGCCACCGGCCCATCCGCCTGGTGGACGACGCCAACCGCGGCACGGCAAAGCATTTCGAGTACATGTTCTACGTGGACTTCCAGGCCTCCCTCGCGGAGCCGCGGGCGCAGAACGCGCTGGCCGAGGTCCAGGAGTTCACGTCATTCCTGCGGGTGCTCGGGAGCTACCCGATGGACATGACCCCCATGACCGCTGGCTCCTCCTCCACCGTCACATCGTCCGACTCGTAGCTCCCTGGAGAATCAGTGGAGCAGTAGGGACGTCGGTTAATTTGTGGTCATGTCGTCCCACTCCTCCCTCGTTGGCAGCTGGGGTAATTAGTTTTGTTCTTcgatgttcttgttgtcataatACCTGTAAAATCGTGCCATTTGAGCCAGTTAATACGCAGTggaatactactccctccatcacagtttataaAGCATGCACATATATttaggtcgtcaatttaacttatataaaatactcacttcgttccaaaatataaaaccttttagggataacatatggagcaaaatgaatgaatctatactttaaaatatgtatatgtacatccgtatgtagtttatagtgcaatctgaaatgtcttatattttggaagggAGGGAGtacattgtttaacataaaaaatataccattaaaaaatagaacatctaaagtttctaatgatatattttttataatatatgaCTCTTAGTAAGTTGGTTAAATTGACTATCTAGATACACGtgtcggacttataaactgaaataGAAGGAATACTAGTACTCCACTCCACATGAACTCttctttttttttaatcaaaactCCACATGAACTCATGTCGTTGCCTGTGTCGTCCCGAAACAACTTGTCGGGCGAAAACGAAAGTTGCAAGGAATTTGTGGCTACGTTGACGTGCTGTGGCAAAACAAAGAGGGTGGTAGGTGGCGGGGGCACGTTCGTCCTCGCTCTTGGGCTTTGCTTGTAGCCTTTTGTTTTGGTAGTTAGTTGCACGTCCTCGTGCCTCGTCGTCTCGAACGCATacgcacacacgcacgcacgaacttttcttggaactgcaatgGGCACGAACTTTTCTTCGAACTGGAATGGTCAGGGCAACTTTaacggccgacccaaacggacggcgattTTATTCGTTTAGGTCGACCAGGCGAACACGAAAGTCCGCTTCGACGTTTGGATCGAGGCATGTGTCCAACACTGGGTCAATTCATTTTTATCGACGTACATCAAACATGCATAATTTAAACATTAAAAAAGCCGGCTACGAAGGCTGACGAGAGTCCACGCATTACATTattaatgaaaaagaaaaaaaactaggcTTCCTCGGTGGCGGCGACGAGGTCGGGCTGTGCCGGAGCGGGGACAGGTTGTGCTGGCGCGGGTAGTGCTGGTGTCAGCGATGGCACAGCACGGACACGCTCGCTCGTCAGACGGAGCGTCATCTTAGCTTGAAGGTAGACGGCCTCCTCTGAAAGAAGCACGTTGGGGTGAACGACGCGGGTGTTCTGGAAGAAGCCGGACGTAGCACGGGCGCGCTCGTGCGCCTGGTGCATCGCCCTCTTAGCCTGCAGGTAGGCGACCTCCTCTGGCAGCATCTCGTGGGCATAGATGACGAGGTTGTCGCCCTTGTCCATGGCTGCTGGGTCGTCGACGAGGAAACAGAGGGGTGGCTGGATGTGGATGGGGGGGGTTCTGAAAGCAGATGGCGGAACCCAGCGCAAGCTCGAATTAAAAAAGGCAGACAGCTGTTGCTGACGTGTGGGCCGAGGATGACGGCCGTCATAAATTATGTTGACCGCGGTGGTTGAGGGCGAACACCGAGGAAACGCGTGCACGTCTGTGCCGACGCATTTCAGTATTAAATTTGGACCGAAAATGGGTCGTCGTGGAAGCGAAACGGATATGTTTTGACAATGAATCGACGCATTGGATCATCATTTTTGTCTGCACCGATCCAAACACACGGAGGCGGACAAAATAAGTTGCCTCGTTGAAGTTGCTCTCACGATGTAAATAAAATGGGTCGATCCGGTCAAGATGTGGTGGGTTGCTTTTCAAAGAaaggagggtgaactactcccagaAATAACATACTAGTACTATATGGTACTCACAAGTCATTCACCCACGTGTTTTTGGTGGGACAAACCCAAACGAATTAATCACTTCTGATATAAAAACGAAAGGTGtactcccgaaaaagatataaaaacgaAAGGATCACTGATTAATTAACCGGCTGGACCCCAAAGACAGGGACGCGTCATCTGCACGACGCCCGCGCAGCGCAACAACAACGGCAGCCACTACCGTGGACGATTTCGCCACACAGCAAACGCCAAAGGGCCACCATGTCGGAACTGCTATACATTTCTGGACGGTATTTAAAAGATAGTACTTAAACCATCTATAATCAGACCCCTCATATCTGTTATCCAAACAAATTGTTCGGTCAATGATTCATTAAAAACACAATTTAATCGGATCATTTATATATGTCTAAAACGTCCGAACTGGTTGGCACCCCTTATATTCATTTGAAATATGAAGACGACATGAGGACACCCCTAAGACATGCCCGGTTAGTCCGTCATGTAGGacgtttcttttttatttattcatttttttcttttttttttcttcatcAATCACGTGTAAGTGACCGAACAGGTAAGAAAAATAAGTGCGGCCGTGCAGACGAAAAAATAGGGCACAAAATGGACGCGCCCGCGGATCTATTGGGGATCATATTTGCTAAGTcctgttgtagatgctcttaggctAGTCGTGCAATGCATAGTattatatgttagtatcatatatGAGTTCATTACTGTCATGCATGATACATAGTaatacatcatttaatatgatactcgGCATCGTGATGTGATACTCAACCGTCTCTTTCTTTATTTAATTCAATACTATCTTATCAAAATTGTTTAGTTGACATGGATGATGCTACCTATAAGGCTACTTACAAtgaaaaataacataaaatagaaacatgcatatgttactagttTAAGTTACTACCTTTATAGTGGGTAGTAACCTTGAGCCTTTCATTTATTAGCTTATGGACTCATCTTGTTTTAATATGTGTTATGTTACTCATAGCATGAGTAACTAGACATGTTACTCAATTTCTCTTTCTTCTCATTAATTAGctgtcacatcatattttttgctTAGGTGACATCTATGTTATTCCCACTATGGATGGTCTAATACTTACATTACAGACAACCTTATATACGTTACATAATACACTAAATACGTAAAGGAACGGATGCACAATGCGGGATGTTACAATATGGTTCAAGGAGAAGACACAAGCAACTCGAGCAACCACGTAAACCtactccgagtggaccagcaacTCATTGCACCCCACTAGGTATGTACTCCTCTTGTTTGGTTAGAGTAACGTATGTCCTCGAAAATAAATTTTGAGCAATGGCCATGATGAGAACATAACtatcttggatatcatcataaatATCATATATACGTATTTATTTGAGATGATTTCTGATAAAAtctatgcaataatttatttatgctaTACACAACAAAAGTACTTCACCACCTATTTCATGCCTAATCACAGAACTATCGGACACTTATAAAATCCACATATGAAGATAAGGGAAAAAGAGGCGTTTAGGTGCCGTTCAATAAGTTCTCTcatgtcacttttagcccaagagaagatagagtccaaatcTTTCATGTTCTTCACTCAGATTAGGACTGCATAGACATACGTGTCTCAAAACGTCAAAAACTATTGCATCCGGACTCCAAATTAGTTGATTCTATTACTTGTGTTGGAAAGTAGATCTCATATGCTTTCCAAACCAATTGGATTCACCTTCATATTCGTCCAGAGCATGGAGATATTGACGAAACAATCTAACGCTCCAATAGAATCCGAGCCAAACTATAAGTGTgtatgtgttgcatcacctccacttgggcccatgggCCTTGTACGACCGAggtttagttttaggctgccttgggacgtcACCCCACCTTCTTGGACGCcatcccttgctcctatataagtagatcaatgtaatagctttttgcttgggattcgtctagttaaaagttagccattggaaCTTCGTGCAATTCGTTTATGTCTAACAAGCTGACCAAGATCGCTTTCGGATCCCCATACTTATCAATActcatctatattcgcaatattcagattgcttttatcatattcttgcttgctcttagattgcttgcaggaatagaccttcgtggtgagGTCGATCGTGCTCCGACGTGGTCAAAATATCCTGGAGTTGGTTTAGCAATTGCTAAGGCACAACATCATGCACATTCATAGTcatatcgtcaaagtcgtctccacgaaaccgatagttatcatctcatcgatagatcgggaccctcgcctctatcaagtggtatcaattGTCAGGTTGCTCGTTGAGAATTTCCAATTAtcctagattagatttatttttcttacctattgCCCAAGAAAAATCCACAAAAGAAATTACATTTATTCATCCTATGTCCAAGTCAGTCCGAGCCTTTGCAATTTTCCTTTGAGTGCTTCCACagttgaattatcggttgcatcgtcgtatcgagttgctggtcttattGTCTATTttctttagagttttg
This window encodes:
- the LOC123426634 gene encoding arogenate dehydratase/prephenate dehydratase 6, chloroplastic-like; this encodes MAAASFIKAPAGQNPRLAVHAPGRSGRVVRCSLGAAVGGRTEWLSSCAVLSSKVAALGPHSVNGHAAPAPAPNGAVLDLIPVSGVNGAAKNLPAPLRIADLSPAPMHGSELRVAYQGVPGAYSEKAAGKAYPGCDAIPCDQFEVAFQAVELWIADRAVLPVENSLGGSIHRNYDLLLRHRLHIVGEVQLPVHHCLLALPGVRKENITRVISHPQALAQCEHTITRMGLNVVREAFDDTAGAAEYVATNGLRDTAAIASSRAAELYGMEILADGIQDDCGNVTRFVMLAREPIVPRTDRPFKTSIVFAHDKEGTSVLFKVLSAFAFRDITLTKIESRPHRHRPIRLVDDANRGTAKHFEYMFYVDFQASLAEPRAQNALAEVQEFTSFLRVLGSYPMDMTPMTAGSSSTVTSSDS